The window CAGCATTAAAAAAAATGGTCATAGAATATTGATCATTTGTATCTCCCTTATTTTTGCTGGCGCCTTAGGAAATATAATTGATTCGGTATTTTACGGTGTGATCTTCTCTGGTAGTTACCATGGTGCTATAGCCACTGCATTTCCAGAATCTGGCGGTTATGCTGGATTGGGTTACGGTCATGTGGTAGATATGTTATATTTTCCTTTATTTGAAGGTAATTGGCCAGAATGGATGCCTGTAGTAGGTGGCGATAGATTTAAGTTCTTTAATGCAATTTTTAATGTAGCAGACAGTGCCATTACAATAGGAGTGATTTTACTTATACTTTTCAGTAAAAAGGCTTTTCCCGAGCCTAAGAAATCTTAATAGGGATCGAAATTGAATAAGCAAATAGATTAATAACTTAAAAAATATTGGACCTAGAGTTCTAGTGCATCATATTTAATTTTATTCCTTAGAAAAGGCTGTAAGAATTGCCTCTTTGTTGATAGGTTTTGTCATGAAGGAATGTACAAAATCTAATTTCTTAACCTTTTTCACCTCTGCTGGATTGATTGTAGAGCTTACAACATTTAGCTTTGTATTCATAGCAGGCATATAAGGCTCAATAACTTCTAGAAATTCCCAACCATCCATTACAGGCATGTTTAGGTCTAATAGTATAACTTCTGGTACTTTAGGATTATCTTTTTTTAATTCTGATTGAAAATAATCAAATGCTAGCTTACCATTTTCAAAAATTAATAACTCTACTGGAATTTTATTTTTAGTAATAAGCATTTGGACAAGACTCACGTATAGCTTATCATCATCAATCACACAGGCGTTCTTAATCAAGTTGTTGTTCATTCTAGAATCTAATTGTAAAGCGACTTCCTTCTCCTAAAGTACTTTTTACAAAAATATCACCTTCTAATGACTCTACTTGGTTTTTTGCCAAAAATAAGCCTACTCCTCTCGCATCTTTATTTGTATGAAAAGTACGGTACATATTGAATATTTTATCGCCGTTTTTAATAAGGTCAATTCCGATACCATTATCTTCAAAAATCAAAAGCTCTTTATTCCCTTTGCGTTTAGAAGTAACATTAATTACGAGAGGTCTGGACGGCTCTCTATACCGAATGGAATTAGACAGTAAGTTGTTCAAAATACTACTTAAAAAGGATGGCACATAATTGATGCGTGGTAACCTAGCAAAATTATAGTTAATAGAACAATCTACTGAACTAACCAACTGTTCATTATCACTTATAACAGATTCAAAAACCTCTCTTATATCGACAATCTCTTTATTTCTATGCTGAGTATTTATAGTCACCACCTCATTAAGGTGCTCTAAAGTTTGATTTAAACTCGAAGAAATCTCTGTTAGGTAGCTTTTAAATACCGTGTTGCCTGAATCGTTTATTTCGTTTGAAAAAGCCTCTAGAGTAAGTTCAAGATTGCTACTGTGCGACCTTAAATTGTGAGAAATGATATGAGCAAAATGTATCAATCGATCATTTTGTGATTCAATTACTTGAGCTTTCTTTTCTAATTCTTTTCCTTGTTTGATAAAACGATCTATGCTTACGAACACACCTCTTATTCCTACTATCTCCTGACTCTCCTCATCCTTGACTAGCTTAGCAGAGATCCTTACCCAAAGTTTATTGCCATTATAATCTTGTAATTCTAAATCACTTTCAAAATTTGCACCGTTAATGAAGTTATAGAATCTATTAATGGTCTCACGAGGATGAACAAATAAGTTTAAAGATGATCTAGCTGTAAGCTTATAATTATCTGGAAGGTTGAGCACCTTTCTACCTATAGCATCCATGTAGCAAAGACCTGTTTGTACGTTATAGCTGTAGGAACCTGTTTGAGTTGTTCTAGCAGTTTCTTGTAAGAAAAAGTCTTTGTCCTGCAGTTGAAGCTGCAAGTTTTCTTTTGGGGTTATTTTCATCGTTTAGGGGAAAACGTTTACATATTAATAGTATTTATAGGGTAAATACTATTGTTTGTGAAAATAATAAATTACTTAGGACATTTAATAATAAAAACTGCAGAACTTTAACTTTTGATTAATTTAAAAAGAAACAACACCTTTTGTATGGATGAGAAAGTCTAATTTAACATCATGCTCATCATGTTCTATTATAAAAGATGTGGGTTCAAAAAAAGAAAGTCCAATTTTAATTACATCAGGTTTGCAATTACTTAAAAACCTATCGTAAAAGCCTTTTCCATAACCTAAACGATTGCCCAATCGATCTGCAGCAAGCAAAGGAACAAATACTACATCTATTTTAGATTCTTTGATCTCAATACTATGTTCATCTGGTTCTGGAATGCCGTACTCGTTTTCTTTAAGGATTGTTTGATCTGTAAGTAAATAATGAAACATGGAACCATCTTCAAAATTTGACTTAGAAACCACTATGTTTTTGTCTTTACCTTGCAATATGTGCAATACAAATTCTGTATTTACTTCATTCTTTTTCCTTATAGGTAAAAAGATATGATAGGTAGACTTATCCCAGATGTCTAATTTTAAAGAATGGTTTGCAATTTGATGACTAAAAGTCTCTATTTCTTCTTCAGTCAGAGTACTTCTCAGTTGTAAAAACTCTTTTCTAAGTACTGCCTTAGGCTTCATTTCTTGAGATATGGAAGATAGCGTCGCCTTGATATACCAGCGGACTATAATTGACATTAAGTACATAACCAGCGTGTGGAGATTTTACCTTGTATCGCAATTCACCATACGGATCTGTAATAGTAGCTATAAATTCGTTTTTTTCGACCTTTTTACCATAAGCAACTTTAGGGTGAAGTAAGCCAGAATATTTTGCTCTTACCCATTTAGAATCAGTAATGATTACAGACTCTTCAGTAATTTGAGGAACTTTTATTTGATCTGGTAACATCTTTAAATGATCTAAAACTCTAATAGCGCCATTTACGGCAGTAGCCACAACATTCTTATCACTTCTGTTAGACATTCCTCCTTCAAATAAAAGGTATGGTTTGCCTAGGTCTGAGCATGTCGCTCTAAAGGTTTTCTTGACATTTTTACCATGCATTAAGAAAGGAGCATTAAAGATTTTTGCAAGGTTCCACGATTCTATTTCTAACTGTGAGATTCTTATGTGAGGTGCATTGAATCGTTGTGCGCCACCAGTATGAAAATCTAAAACTAAATCTACATGCGGAAGTATTTCCTGAGAAATTTGATACGCAAACCTACTAGCCAGCGATCCAGATTTTACACCTGGAAATACTCTATTTAGATCTCTGCCATCAGGAAACTCTCTTGTCCCACTTAAAAAACCAAAAATATTTAAAACTGGAATAGCTATTATCGTTCCTATTTTAGGCTTATTTATTTTTTTAGATATGAGCTGTCTAACTACTTCAATACCATTTATTTCATCCCCATGAATTCCACCGGTAATTAAAACAACTGGACCAGCCTTTTTACTCCTAGAAATAATAACAGGCACCTCAACACTTGTAGACGTGTAGAGTTTAGCCATATTGAAATTGAGCTTATAGTTTTTGCCAGGCTCAATTATCGTATCAAATATTTTCAGCTTTCTAAGCATGAACTCCTTTTTCAATGTATTTGATAATTTCACCTGCGATATTTTTACCAGTTGCAGTTTCAATTCCTTCTAGACCTGGTGAACTGTTTACTTCTAGAACTAGCGGGCCTCGACTACTTTGCAATAAATCTACCCCACAAACTCCTAATCCTAAAGATTTTGCCGCACTCAGCGCAGTATCTTCCTCTCGTTTAGTAAGTACAATATTTTTTGCCGTACCACCACGATGCAGGTTAGATCTAAATTCTCCTTCCTGAGCTTGTCTCTTCATAGCTCCTACCACTTTATTACCTACGACAAAAGCTCTTAAGTCTGCACCACCGGCCTCTTTTATAAACTCTTGAATAATAACTCGCGTTTTCAGCTCATTATTTGCATCAATGATTACATCTGCCGCTTCAATAGTTTCTGCTAGATTAACACCTATACCTTGTGTTCCTTCAAGAACTTTTATTACTACTGGTGGCCCATCAACAAGTTTGCAAATGTCGTCAGTATGCTCTCCAAAATTTGTAAAAACGGTTTTAGGCATGTCTACACCGCTTCTAGATAGCAATTGCAAACTTTGCAATTTATCCCTACTTCTTACTAAGGCTGTAGAACTTACTGTTGTGAAACAACTCATCATTTCAAACTGTCGTACAATTGCAGTACCGTAAAAGGTAATACTGGAACCTATACGAGGGATAATAGCATCTGGAGTGACCAGTCGCTCACCGTGATAATAAACAGTAGGTTTTTGCTTTTCTAATTTTATATCACAATATAAAACATTAATTGCCTGAGCGGTATGCCCAGCTTTTTTTGCTTCCTCAAGAAGTCTTCGTGTACTGTATAAGCTAGTACTGCGCGATAATATATTAATTTTCATTTTGTGATTGTAAATAAGATACGTCTTGTAATTCTGGATCTACGATAAATTTAGAAGAAAGAAATTTGCGCCCTATAAGGACTGGATACTTCATTTTCTCGCGATTGTTTAAAGTTAAGGAGATTTTATATAGCTTGTTAAATAACCTTATATTTCCTTGAACTTCGTAGCGCATATCTACGCTTCCATTACTACTACGCACGCTTGTAATTTTGTATTCTTCAAAGCTTAGGCGTTTACCATGGTACTGTTCATGCTCTTCGTCTAGTAAAGTGGCAAATAAGACACCATCAGTTTCTTCAATATCTTTACAGTGTATACTACTCGTATAAGCACCTGTATCGATTTTAATATCTATGCCTTGAATTTCTAATTTAGGGAAATCTGCACGATCTGTGCGACCTATTAAAGTTTTATGACTTGTCAATTTTTAAATTTAAGATATGCAAAGATGCATCATTCTAGCACCTTGAACATGGTGTAAGTTATAAAATATAAAATGATTCTGGAATCTTGTACCGCTTTCGCGAAAGCGGAAACAAAAACATACTTCCTAACAATATTTCTTATAATTAAGAGTACAAATAAGTAAGCCGTTTCTTCTTTAAGGAAACGGCTCTTTTTTATCAGGTTAAGTTTCATACGACCGGATCGTATGGGAGAACAATTACTTCTTTTTAGAAGCAGAGTTCTTAGCTTTAGGCATTGCTGCTGCTGGCTTAGAAGAAGGCTTACCGAAATTTTTCGCGCCTTTTGCTGGTTTATTTGCCATGGTAAATGACTTTAAAATTATGTAGTAAATGTATTTTAGTTTTTGATCTCGCAATTACATTTTTAGTTAAATTTTCTTGGCATTTTAGTTAAAAATAACATGTGATTTTTCTACTTTTTTAATAATACTCTTTATAGAGTCTGTTTTGATAATTAAAGAATGCGTATATTTAAATCAACTAACAATCAAATGATTATGAAAAATATTCTCCATATTGCCACAGCCGAAATAGGTGTGAAAGAAAAGCCAGGAAAAGGTTCAAATCCACAAATTCTTAAATATGCAAAAGATGCAGGCTTTGATAATTATACTGAAGACGATACGGCCTGGTGTAGTTTATTTATGAATTGGGTAGCAAAAGAAGCATCTTTAGAAAGTACTGATAGTTTACTAGCGCGATCTTGGCTCAATGTAGGCAACACCAGCAACGATCCAGAACCTGGAGATGTAGTCGTATTTTGGCGCAACTCTCCTAACTCCTGGCAAGGCCATGTAGGGATTTATATGGGATTCTCCATAGATGGTGACCGTGTGTATGTTTTAGGAGGAAATCAAGGAAATCAGGTTTCCATAACGGCCTATTCTGCAAATCAAATCTTAGGGTTTAGACGTTTGCGTAAAAAAGAAACAACAACTTTTTCAAAAAAGAATATCAAACGTGGCGATTCAGGAAACGAAGTTGTTATGTTGCAGGATGCGCTTAAACAGATGGGATATGATTGTGGTACATCTGACGGTATTTTTGGACCTAAAACTGAATCTGCTTTAAAGCAATTTCAAAGCACCGATCGCAGTATGGAAATAAATGGTGTATTTGATAAAGCTACGAGAGAGCATTTAACCACACTTATAAATAGATAGTCCTATTATTAAATGGCATTAAATTATTAGAAGCGCTTGATCAAGGTCTTCTAATAGATCGTCTACGTCTTCTATTCCTACACTTAGTCGTATCAAAGCATCTACGATTCCCGCTTTTTCACGATCTTCTTTGGGGATACTTGCATGAGTCATAGTTGCAGGATGACCAGCTAGAGATTCTACACCACCTAGTGACTCCGCTAGAGTGAAGACTTTTAGGTTCTCAATCACCTGAATGGCACTTTCTATGGTACCAAGTTTAGTAGTAAATGAAACCATACCACCATAATCTCTCATTT is drawn from Nonlabens dokdonensis DSW-6 and contains these coding sequences:
- a CDS encoding lipoprotein signal peptidase, producing MKLSKAIFIIVLVLLIDQASKIYIKLNYTLTPSNSDPIVDWGKFQLLFYENAGAAWGMEIPGDYGKLILVIFRIFAVFGIGYWLVSSIKKNGHRILIICISLIFAGALGNIIDSVFYGVIFSGSYHGAIATAFPESGGYAGLGYGHVVDMLYFPLFEGNWPEWMPVVGGDRFKFFNAIFNVADSAITIGVILLILFSKKAFPEPKKS
- a CDS encoding response regulator; this translates as MNNNLIKNACVIDDDKLYVSLVQMLITKNKIPVELLIFENGKLAFDYFQSELKKDNPKVPEVILLDLNMPVMDGWEFLEVIEPYMPAMNTKLNVVSSTINPAEVKKVKKLDFVHSFMTKPINKEAILTAFSKE
- a CDS encoding sensor histidine kinase, with translation MKITPKENLQLQLQDKDFFLQETARTTQTGSYSYNVQTGLCYMDAIGRKVLNLPDNYKLTARSSLNLFVHPRETINRFYNFINGANFESDLELQDYNGNKLWVRISAKLVKDEESQEIVGIRGVFVSIDRFIKQGKELEKKAQVIESQNDRLIHFAHIISHNLRSHSSNLELTLEAFSNEINDSGNTVFKSYLTEISSSLNQTLEHLNEVVTINTQHRNKEIVDIREVFESVISDNEQLVSSVDCSINYNFARLPRINYVPSFLSSILNNLLSNSIRYREPSRPLVINVTSKRKGNKELLIFEDNGIGIDLIKNGDKIFNMYRTFHTNKDARGVGLFLAKNQVESLEGDIFVKSTLGEGSRFTIRF
- a CDS encoding 5-formyltetrahydrofolate cyclo-ligase → MKPKAVLRKEFLQLRSTLTEEEIETFSHQIANHSLKLDIWDKSTYHIFLPIRKKNEVNTEFVLHILQGKDKNIVVSKSNFEDGSMFHYLLTDQTILKENEYGIPEPDEHSIEIKESKIDVVFVPLLAADRLGNRLGYGKGFYDRFLSNCKPDVIKIGLSFFEPTSFIIEHDEHDVKLDFLIHTKGVVSF
- a CDS encoding succinylglutamate desuccinylase/aspartoacylase family protein, which produces MLRKLKIFDTIIEPGKNYKLNFNMAKLYTSTSVEVPVIISRSKKAGPVVLITGGIHGDEINGIEVVRQLISKKINKPKIGTIIAIPVLNIFGFLSGTREFPDGRDLNRVFPGVKSGSLASRFAYQISQEILPHVDLVLDFHTGGAQRFNAPHIRISQLEIESWNLAKIFNAPFLMHGKNVKKTFRATCSDLGKPYLLFEGGMSNRSDKNVVATAVNGAIRVLDHLKMLPDQIKVPQITEESVIITDSKWVRAKYSGLLHPKVAYGKKVEKNEFIATITDPYGELRYKVKSPHAGYVLNVNYSPLVYQGDAIFHISRNEA
- the rimK gene encoding 30S ribosomal protein S6--L-glutamate ligase, coding for MKINILSRSTSLYSTRRLLEEAKKAGHTAQAINVLYCDIKLEKQKPTVYYHGERLVTPDAIIPRIGSSITFYGTAIVRQFEMMSCFTTVSSTALVRSRDKLQSLQLLSRSGVDMPKTVFTNFGEHTDDICKLVDGPPVVIKVLEGTQGIGVNLAETIEAADVIIDANNELKTRVIIQEFIKEAGGADLRAFVVGNKVVGAMKRQAQEGEFRSNLHRGGTAKNIVLTKREEDTALSAAKSLGLGVCGVDLLQSSRGPLVLEVNSSPGLEGIETATGKNIAGEIIKYIEKGVHA
- a CDS encoding ATP-dependent zinc protease family protein, translating into MTSHKTLIGRTDRADFPKLEIQGIDIKIDTGAYTSSIHCKDIEETDGVLFATLLDEEHEQYHGKRLSFEEYKITSVRSSNGSVDMRYEVQGNIRLFNKLYKISLTLNNREKMKYPVLIGRKFLSSKFIVDPELQDVSYLQSQNEN
- a CDS encoding C40 family peptidase, which encodes MKNILHIATAEIGVKEKPGKGSNPQILKYAKDAGFDNYTEDDTAWCSLFMNWVAKEASLESTDSLLARSWLNVGNTSNDPEPGDVVVFWRNSPNSWQGHVGIYMGFSIDGDRVYVLGGNQGNQVSITAYSANQILGFRRLRKKETTTFSKKNIKRGDSGNEVVMLQDALKQMGYDCGTSDGIFGPKTESALKQFQSTDRSMEINGVFDKATREHLTTLINR